The Alphaproteobacteria bacterium genome has a window encoding:
- a CDS encoding ribosome-binding factor A: protein MSKFNLRQLQVGEHIKRVLAGLFLSGDFGEDLSKNVSISEVKIASGLKHASIFISCLSEEETKKKVKLLNENKKHVRFVLAKHLESRFVPNIVFEADLTGFYASKINDILNSDDVKKDL from the coding sequence ATGAGTAAATTCAATTTAAGACAGTTACAAGTTGGTGAGCATATAAAGAGAGTTTTGGCAGGGCTTTTTCTTTCAGGTGATTTCGGTGAGGATTTGAGTAAAAACGTATCAATTTCTGAGGTTAAAATCGCATCTGGACTTAAACATGCAAGTATATTTATAAGTTGTTTAAGTGAGGAAGAGACTAAGAAAAAAGTTAAACTGTTAAATGAAAATAAAAAGCATGTGAGATTTGTCTTGGCAAAGCATCTTGAAAGTAGATTTGTTCCAAATATAGTTTTTGAGGCTGATTTAACAGGTTTTTACGCAAGTAAAATCAATGATATTTTAAATTCGGACGACGTTAAGAAAGATCTATAA
- a CDS encoding VTT domain-containing protein, translating into MEQSQKKHAMVMLAFISVIESIFFLIPSDVFIMAIGLSDKKKSFKAAAIATVFSVIGGLLAYLIGAFLYDSVGQFIISSMGYTDKFSKFTELYLQWGPWIVALGGLTPFPYKVITLASGFSRLNIFVFIFSSLIARAMRYFLIAFLIWKYGEKAREIIDRHLGKLTIIFFALLFGSFYLIKYI; encoded by the coding sequence ATGGAACAATCTCAAAAAAAGCATGCCATGGTTATGCTTGCTTTTATTTCTGTAATAGAAAGTATATTCTTTCTAATACCTTCTGACGTGTTTATTATGGCCATTGGTCTTTCTGATAAGAAAAAATCATTTAAAGCAGCTGCAATTGCTACTGTATTTTCTGTTATTGGAGGTCTTCTAGCATATTTAATAGGAGCTTTCCTATATGATTCTGTGGGACAATTTATTATTTCTTCTATGGGATACACTGATAAATTCTCTAAATTTACTGAACTTTACTTACAATGGGGTCCTTGGATAGTTGCTCTTGGAGGATTAACTCCTTTTCCATATAAAGTAATTACTTTAGCTTCTGGCTTTTCTAGATTAAACATATTTGTATTTATATTCTCTTCACTTATTGCAAGAGCTATGAGATATTTCCTAATAGCATTTTTAATTTGGAAATATGGAGAGAAAGCAAGAGAAATAATCGATAGACACCTTGGAAAACTTACGATAATCTTTTTTGCATTGCTATTTGGTAGCTTCTATCTAATAAAGTATATATAA
- a CDS encoding tetratricopeptide repeat protein has translation MVEVIYKQNDNNKANESKKTLTEDVIVFKKGNKALDNGNYSEAMERFQEAVSINPQYERAWNCLGFILQKFKKYDEAIECYKKAIEINPTSKASNNLGLTLSVMGDHIGAMEYFDMMTKFHPDSTEAWQNKGIVYQKMGNIEASISCFQKVIDLKPKDPKVLVKAHVSRGVSFQKSGDFKNAYEEFNKALKVNPFSVKAWNSKGITLQRLGEYMDAIFCFDKALEIDPKNIQALNSKAFTYQKLEEFDKALEVYFKVALMDGGYNYEAFNGIATCKAKLGDFDKSLEYYNKILKNEKNPYKLAKTEKPIAFVTKLKAREELAKKAEEEQEAADQKAFAEASDQD, from the coding sequence ATGGTTGAAGTAATTTATAAACAAAATGACAACAATAAAGCCAATGAAAGCAAGAAAACTCTTACAGAAGATGTTATAGTTTTTAAAAAGGGAAATAAGGCTTTAGATAATGGGAATTACTCCGAAGCAATGGAAAGATTTCAAGAGGCAGTATCTATAAACCCTCAATATGAAAGAGCTTGGAATTGTTTAGGATTTATATTACAAAAATTCAAAAAATATGATGAAGCTATAGAATGCTACAAGAAGGCAATAGAAATTAATCCAACTTCTAAGGCTTCTAACAACCTGGGATTAACACTATCCGTTATGGGTGATCATATTGGTGCTATGGAATATTTTGATATGATGACAAAATTCCATCCAGATTCTACAGAAGCTTGGCAAAACAAAGGTATTGTTTATCAAAAAATGGGTAATATTGAAGCTTCTATCAGCTGCTTTCAAAAGGTTATAGATCTAAAACCAAAAGATCCAAAAGTTCTTGTTAAGGCGCATGTTTCTAGAGGTGTTTCGTTTCAAAAATCTGGTGATTTTAAAAATGCTTATGAAGAATTTAATAAAGCATTAAAAGTAAATCCTTTTTCCGTTAAAGCATGGAATTCTAAAGGTATTACATTACAAAGATTAGGAGAATATATGGATGCTATATTCTGCTTTGATAAGGCTCTAGAAATAGATCCTAAAAACATTCAAGCGTTAAACTCTAAAGCATTTACATATCAAAAGTTAGAAGAGTTTGATAAAGCTCTTGAAGTTTATTTTAAAGTAGCGCTTATGGATGGTGGTTACAACTACGAAGCATTTAATGGAATTGCTACATGTAAAGCAAAATTAGGTGATTTTGATAAATCTTTAGAATATTACAATAAAATCTTGAAAAATGAAAAGAATCCGTATAAACTGGCAAAAACTGAAAAACCTATCGCTTTTGTTACTAAATTAAAAGCTAGGGAAGAATTGGCTAAGAAGGCTGAAGAAGAGCAAGAAGCTGCTGATCAAAAAGCTTTTGCTGAAGCCTCTGATCAAGATTAA
- the trpS gene encoding tryptophan--tRNA ligase, with protein MSDNKKILLSGLKPTGTPHIGNYMGMIRPAIEMSNSGKFDESYLFIADYHGINTMKDPKLLKSLTREVCAVWLALGLDPEKTVLYKQSDISEIFELNTIISAFTSKGLMNRAHAYKDAVQKNKDAGKSELDDGVNMGLYNYPILMAADIMIMGSNTVPVGKDQLQHLEMQRDIAGSFNANYGREVLVKADGITVEGGVMFTGTDGRKMSKSYNNVIGIFDSEKSIKKAVMSIKTDSKLPEDPKNPDDIVIFDFYKHFAKPEDVQKMKEGFENGGLGYGDAKKMLLQAILDYFAPYREKYEYYMSNPSELDKILEEGALKAKRKAQKVLGKVKKAVGVA; from the coding sequence ATGAGCGATAATAAAAAAATATTGCTTTCGGGTTTAAAACCTACAGGTACTCCTCATATAGGTAACTATATGGGGATGATTCGTCCTGCGATAGAGATGTCTAACTCAGGAAAATTTGATGAAAGCTATTTGTTTATAGCTGACTACCATGGTATTAATACAATGAAAGATCCTAAACTGTTAAAATCACTTACTAGAGAAGTTTGTGCAGTTTGGTTGGCTCTAGGACTAGATCCTGAAAAAACAGTTCTTTATAAACAGTCTGATATATCAGAAATATTTGAGCTTAATACTATTATATCAGCCTTTACATCAAAAGGCTTAATGAATAGAGCTCATGCATATAAAGATGCTGTTCAAAAAAATAAAGATGCTGGTAAGTCTGAATTGGATGATGGAGTTAATATGGGACTTTATAACTATCCCATTCTTATGGCCGCTGATATAATGATCATGGGGTCAAATACAGTACCTGTCGGTAAAGATCAACTTCAACACCTTGAAATGCAAAGAGATATTGCAGGATCATTCAATGCTAATTATGGTAGAGAAGTTCTTGTTAAGGCTGATGGTATTACTGTTGAAGGTGGGGTTATGTTTACCGGAACTGATGGTAGAAAGATGAGTAAATCCTATAACAATGTTATTGGAATATTTGATTCTGAAAAATCTATCAAGAAAGCTGTAATGAGCATTAAGACAGATTCTAAATTACCTGAAGATCCTAAAAATCCTGATGATATAGTTATATTTGATTTCTATAAGCATTTTGCAAAGCCTGAAGATGTTCAAAAAATGAAAGAAGGTTTTGAAAATGGCGGACTTGGATATGGAGATGCAAAAAAGATGCTTCTTCAAGCTATACTAGATTATTTTGCACCCTATAGAGAAAAATATGAATACTATATGAGCAATCCTTCTGAGCTAGATAAGATCCTTGAAGAAGGAGCTTTAAAGGCCAAAAGAAAAGCTCAAAAAGTTTTAGGAAAAGTTAAGAAAGCTGTTGGTGTAGCTTAA
- a CDS encoding TRL-like family protein, with the protein MKKILLSAVAVLGVTSCAVIPSQNGMAIVGDTKEAVIATNNSAATKTGKACAKNYLGIFASGDASIEAAKKNGRITRVSSVDREVKRMLIIAENCTIVKGN; encoded by the coding sequence ATGAAAAAAATACTTTTATCTGCTGTAGCAGTTTTAGGCGTTACATCTTGCGCTGTAATACCTTCTCAAAATGGAATGGCTATCGTTGGTGATACTAAAGAAGCTGTTATTGCAACAAATAACTCTGCCGCAACAAAAACTGGTAAAGCATGTGCTAAAAACTACCTAGGTATTTTTGCTTCAGGCGACGCTTCTATTGAAGCTGCTAAAAAGAATGGCAGAATCACTAGAGTTTCTTCTGTTGATAGAGAAGTTAAAAGAATGTTAATCATTGCTGAAAACTGTACTATCGTTAAAGGTAACTAA
- a CDS encoding CarD family transcriptional regulator, giving the protein MADKEKFNIGDKIIYPTHGLGEVKEITKQVFGSQEIDFLVLSFEKDRMTIRIPISKVETSGLRKISTEKDLEEVISTIKETPKLKRMMWSRRAAEYDEKIRSGNVVSLAEVVRDLNKKANSENQSYSEARIYEEALERLADEYAAVHGIPSDEAEEKLEKIMAKSSKKSGEKDMSMEDEALRKEIEALADEIDDLDI; this is encoded by the coding sequence ATGGCTGATAAAGAAAAATTTAATATAGGCGACAAAATAATATACCCAACACATGGATTGGGTGAGGTTAAAGAGATAACTAAACAAGTGTTTGGAAGTCAAGAAATTGATTTCCTTGTTTTATCGTTTGAAAAAGACAGAATGACTATAAGAATTCCTATCTCTAAAGTAGAGACTTCTGGTTTACGTAAAATTTCTACAGAAAAAGATTTAGAAGAAGTTATTTCAACAATAAAAGAAACACCAAAGTTAAAGAGAATGATGTGGTCTAGAAGAGCCGCAGAATATGATGAAAAAATCCGCTCAGGTAACGTTGTTTCTTTGGCTGAAGTTGTTAGAGATTTAAATAAAAAAGCTAATAGCGAAAATCAATCTTATAGTGAAGCTAGAATTTATGAAGAAGCTTTAGAAAGATTAGCAGATGAATATGCAGCTGTACATGGCATACCTTCTGATGAAGCAGAAGAAAAGCTAGAAAAAATTATGGCAAAGTCATCTAAGAAATCTGGTGAAAAAGATATGTCTATGGAGGACGAGGCTCTTAGAAAAGAGATAGAAGCTCTAGCTGATGAAATAGATGATTTAGATATATAG